In the genome of Pirellulales bacterium, the window CTGCTGCTCGACGAGCCTAGCACCGGGCTTGATCCTGCGGCCCGCAACGATGTGTGGGACTATCTGCGCCAGCTTCGCGACGAAGAAGGCGTCACGATTGCGCTCACTACGCATTTGCTCGAAGAAGCCGACAAGGCCGACCGGATTGCGATTCTCGACCGCGGCAAGCTCGTGGCGATCGACACGCCGGACGCATTGCGTTCAACGGTTGGAGGAGATTCGATCACGATTCGCACGCTGGCACCAGCGCGTCTTGCGGAGGGCATTCAATCGCGCTTTGGCTGCGCGAGCAGCGTGCTAGAAAACAATGTCCGCCTGGAGATGCCGCAGGGCCACGAATGGATCGCGCGATTGGTCGAAGCTTTTCCCGGCCAGATCGATGCGATTACGCTTGGCAAGCCGTCCCTGGAAGACGTGTTCATCGCCCGGACAGGCCATCGTTTGGAGCAATTTGAATAGTTCGATAGCTCGACAGCCTCCGTCGCTGGCCGCTGCCAATACCGAATATCCTTTCCCTCACCTTACTTCAGCATGGCCATCGCAACTCCGCCAACCACAGCGCGAACGACCGCGGCAGGACAAGTGCCGTCGCCGGTCTGCCCGTTGCCGTGGCTGGCGGCATGGACGCTCTGCCGGCGCGAATGGGTGCGGTTCATTCGGCAGAAGAATCGTGTGTTTAGCGCTCTGGGGCAGCCGATCATTTTTTGGATTCTGTTTAGTTCCTTGGTAGGCACGTCGTTTAAGTGGCCCGGCAACGCCTACGAGGGTTCGTACAGCGAATACTTTTTCCCCGGCACGCTGGTGATGATCCTGCTCTTCACGGCAATCTTCGCCACGATCTCGGTAATCGAAGACCGCCGCGAAGGTTTTTTGCAAGCGGTCTTGGTCGCGCCAATTCCACGGTGGTCGATGGTGATTGGCAAAGTACTCGGCGGCACATTGATCGCCGTCGCCCATGCGGCGGTGTTTTTGCTGCTGGGGTTTTGGCTCGGAATTGCTTTGAACTTGCCAATTTTCTTGATTGCGCTGGCGTATTTATTCATCGTCGGGATGGCGCTCACCGCTTTGGGGTTGGCCATCGCCTGGCCGATGCAGTCGACGCAAGGCTTTCATGCCATTATGATGGTATTCTTATTACCACTGTGGCTCCTCTCGGGGGCATTTTTTCAGCCGTCGAACAACTGGATGGCCTGGGTCATCGCGCTCAATCCGCTCACGTACTGCGTGGCCATGTTGCGGCGAATTTTGTACTGGGCGGCCTCTGCCGACACGTATGAAAAAGTGACCCAGGAGCTACCGCCAACCTGGCTTTGCGCGACGGTGACGCTATTATTCCTGGCGGGAACATTTGCCTTGGCATGGCGCGTGGCCGCCGTGCGAGCTACGAGGGATGCAATATGAAAAACGGCGTATTGATGTTTTGGATCGGTTTGATCGTCCTCGGCTCGGCCGCTTACGGTTCGTGGGTGGTGATTCGAGAACTCAAGGAGCATCATCGAGACCCAACGGCTGCGCCCGCTGGTGTCGCGACGTCGCCCGCTGAAAAAGGGCCTACCATCAAAGATTTTCAATTGACCGAGCGCAGCAACTTGCCCTTTCACTCCAAGGAGGTAGAAGGTCAGGTGTGGATCGCCAGTTTCTTTTTCTCGAATTGCGATAAAGACTGCTGGCGGCTGAACCAGGTGCTGCGCACGATTCAGGATGAAATCACCGACCTAGGCTTTCGCATTGTCAGCATCTCGTGCGATCCAGAGCAAGATACGCCCGAAGTGTTGCAAGCCTATGCCAGTCGCCTAGGTGCCGACCGTGGTCGTTGGGTATTCCTCACGGGAGACTTGAAGTATATCCAGCGAATCGGCAAAGAAATCTTCCTGCAAGAAGTGGCCCCCGGTTTCCATATGAATCGCGCGCTGCTGGTGGATCGCCAAGGCAGCATCCGCGGCAGCTTTGACCTGCTTGACCCCGAAAAGGTTGCCGAAATGAAGGTGGAGATTCGGCGCTTGCTGGCTGAGAACTCGACAGGCGGCGAGCATTCTTCCGACGCCGCAACTCCTGGATCCTGAAACGTGCCCTCATTTGTCGAACACCTACCCGCCATCAACGCCACGCTGAATGCCACGGCGACCGTGCTGCTGCTGTTCGGATATGGCTTGATCAAGCAGCGCCGAGAAAACGCCCACCAGCGGGCAATGATGGCGGCGTTCTTCGTCTCGATCGCGTTTCTGGCCTGTTATTTGACCTATCATGCTTATTTGTACCATTATACGGCGGCTGGGCACGTCGAGTTTGCTGGTCCAAAGTCGGTCAAGGGGCTCTACCTAGCGATTCTGTTCAGCCACATTGTCCTGGCAGCCGCAGTGCCGATTTTGGCTGGACTAACGATTTATCTCGGATATCGCGACCGTCGTCGGGCACATCGCAAACTGGCTTGTTGGACGTTTCCCATTTGGCTATATGTTTCCATCACCGGCGTAGTGATCTATGCCATCCTGTATCACGTCTATCCTCCACCGAAACCTGGCGATACAATCCATGAACCGCAGGCCGTCACCGCAAACGCCTGGTCGGAGCCGT includes:
- a CDS encoding DUF420 domain-containing protein, which encodes MPSFVEHLPAINATLNATATVLLLFGYGLIKQRRENAHQRAMMAAFFVSIAFLACYLTYHAYLYHYTAAGHVEFAGPKSVKGLYLAILFSHIVLAAAVPILAGLTIYLGYRDRRRAHRKLACWTFPIWLYVSITGVVIYAILYHVYPPPKPGDTIHEPQAVTANAWSEPCGDSEKLTEIESGSSGSVRMLTAR
- a CDS encoding ABC transporter permease, with the translated sequence MAIATPPTTARTTAAGQVPSPVCPLPWLAAWTLCRREWVRFIRQKNRVFSALGQPIIFWILFSSLVGTSFKWPGNAYEGSYSEYFFPGTLVMILLFTAIFATISVIEDRREGFLQAVLVAPIPRWSMVIGKVLGGTLIAVAHAAVFLLLGFWLGIALNLPIFLIALAYLFIVGMALTALGLAIAWPMQSTQGFHAIMMVFLLPLWLLSGAFFQPSNNWMAWVIALNPLTYCVAMLRRILYWAASADTYEKVTQELPPTWLCATVTLLFLAGTFALAWRVAAVRATRDAI
- a CDS encoding SCO family protein, with protein sequence MKNGVLMFWIGLIVLGSAAYGSWVVIRELKEHHRDPTAAPAGVATSPAEKGPTIKDFQLTERSNLPFHSKEVEGQVWIASFFFSNCDKDCWRLNQVLRTIQDEITDLGFRIVSISCDPEQDTPEVLQAYASRLGADRGRWVFLTGDLKYIQRIGKEIFLQEVAPGFHMNRALLVDRQGSIRGSFDLLDPEKVAEMKVEIRRLLAENSTGGEHSSDAATPGS